One window of bacterium genomic DNA carries:
- the rimM gene encoding 16S rRNA processing protein RimM, with translation MPIIGKVLSTFGRKGEIKLLPLKKGDVKLLEGRKGFLSSQYKTREVEIEKAWQHKGMWILKFKGIDTIKEAWRLRESYLEIEEEIFPEEESPIGFEVYSEGGENLGKVVDIISTPAHGVLLTDKDVLIPFVAEWIVAMFPQERKLIVKEIKEG, from the coding sequence ATGCCAATCATCGGGAAGGTCCTTTCTACCTTCGGAAGGAAGGGCGAAATCAAGTTATTGCCCCTTAAGAAGGGGGATGTGAAGCTCCTTGAGGGGAGAAAGGGCTTTCTTTCCTCTCAATATAAGACGAGGGAGGTGGAGATTGAGAAAGCTTGGCAACACAAGGGAATGTGGATTCTGAAGTTCAAGGGAATAGATACTATAAAAGAAGCTTGGCGCCTAAGGGAAAGCTATCTGGAGATAGAGGAGGAGATATTTCCAGAGGAGGAAAGTCCCATCGGATTTGAGGTTTACAGCGAGGGAGGAGAGAATCTGGGCAAGGTTGTTGATATCATCTCCACTCCCGCCCACGGTGTCCTGTTAACCGATAAGGATGTGCTCATTCCATTCGTTGCGGAATGGATTGTGGCGATGTTTCCACAGGAGAGAAAGCTGATTGTGAAGGAGATAAAAGAAGGATGA
- the trmD gene encoding tRNA (guanosine(37)-N1)-methyltransferase TrmD → MRIDIISLFPQVFLPYINTSMMRKAQEQGVARIYLHNLRDFATDKHRTTDDYPYGGGAGMLLKPEPIYNALEEVKRECAKEGCEGHKVILTTPQGIPFKQRIAEELAKEGHLVIICGHYEGVDDRILDWVDEEISLGDFVLTGGEIAALAIVDAVVRLLPSVLSEEEAVREESFSSGILEHPQFTRPANFLGEEVPEVLLSGNHQEVARWRRRRALERTLFRRPELLASASLSEGDIEILREILEDLKSILRKHKTFKERKMRR, encoded by the coding sequence ATGAGGATAGACATTATAAGCCTATTCCCTCAGGTCTTCCTGCCATACATCAATACGAGCATGATGCGAAAGGCGCAGGAGCAGGGCGTTGCGAGGATTTATCTCCATAATCTGCGGGATTTCGCCACAGATAAACATAGGACGACCGATGATTATCCTTATGGCGGAGGAGCGGGAATGCTCCTCAAGCCCGAGCCGATTTACAATGCGCTTGAGGAAGTGAAGAGGGAATGCGCAAAAGAAGGATGTGAGGGGCATAAGGTCATCTTGACAACTCCTCAAGGCATACCATTCAAACAGAGAATTGCGGAAGAGTTGGCGAAGGAGGGGCATCTTGTTATAATTTGTGGACACTACGAGGGTGTAGATGATAGAATTTTAGATTGGGTTGATGAGGAGATATCCCTGGGCGACTTCGTCCTCACGGGAGGAGAGATAGCCGCTCTCGCCATAGTTGACGCTGTAGTTAGATTGTTGCCCTCTGTCCTCTCGGAGGAGGAAGCGGTTAGGGAAGAATCCTTCAGCTCCGGTATCTTGGAGCACCCTCAATTCACGCGCCCTGCGAATTTTTTGGGCGAGGAGGTTCCCGAGGTTCTGCTATCGGGAAATCATCAGGAGGTAGCGAGATGGAGGAGGCGGCGCGCCCTTGAAAGGACGCTTTTCCGCCGTCCAGAGCTCTTAGCCTCCGCCTCCCTCTCGGAGGGAGATATTGAGATTTTGAGGGAAATCTTGGAGGATTTGAAATCAATTTTGAGAAAACATAAGACTTTCAAAGAAAGGAAGATGCGAAGATGA
- the rplS gene encoding 50S ribosomal protein L19 produces MKGDMLLRSVEEKMLRQDVPDFAPGDTVRVHQIIRQADRERIQVFEGVVIRKRGGGASATFTVRKISHHGIGVEKTFPLHSPLIAKIEVVRRGKIRRARLYYLRERKGKAARIEEKR; encoded by the coding sequence ATGAAAGGAGACATGCTTCTTCGCTCGGTTGAAGAGAAAATGCTGAGACAGGATGTGCCCGATTTCGCTCCTGGCGATACCGTTCGGGTGCACCAAATCATTCGTCAGGCTGATAGGGAAAGGATACAGGTATTTGAGGGAGTTGTTATAAGGAAAAGGGGTGGTGGAGCATCCGCCACATTCACGGTAAGGAAAATCTCCCATCACGGGATAGGTGTGGAGAAGACATTCCCCCTTCATTCCCCCCTCATCGCAAAGATAGAAGTTGTTAGGAGAGGGAAGATCAGGAGGGCTCGCCTTTACTATCTGCGGGAGCGAAAGGGCAAAGCAGCCCGTATAGAGGAAAAGAGATAA
- the lepB gene encoding signal peptidase I produces MEGILQTILREIRESWKLYAIGGGALFLRLLLAIPFAWWRAFVRKFYLALASTVSKRELVKEKAEEWLRASSDFLESIALAVGIVVAIVNPFVIQAFLIPSGSMIPTLKVGDRIMADKFVFHIRDPQRGEVIVFRAPPQADIQERNFVKRVIGLPGEVVEVRDGKVFINGKPLKEPYIYEPPYYEFGPYKVPPNSYFVMGDNRNDSNDSHVWGPLSRDRITGRALFIWWPISRWGVIK; encoded by the coding sequence ATGGAGGGTATCCTCCAAACCATCCTGAGAGAGATAAGGGAGTCCTGGAAGCTCTATGCGATAGGTGGAGGGGCTCTCTTCCTTCGTTTATTGCTCGCTATTCCCTTCGCTTGGTGGCGTGCTTTCGTCAGGAAATTCTATCTCGCTTTGGCGAGCACTGTATCAAAAAGGGAGCTCGTAAAGGAAAAAGCTGAGGAATGGCTCAGGGCGAGTTCCGATTTCCTTGAATCAATAGCATTAGCTGTAGGCATAGTCGTAGCAATCGTTAATCCCTTCGTCATCCAGGCTTTCCTTATCCCCTCGGGCTCAATGATTCCCACTTTGAAAGTTGGAGATAGGATAATGGCTGATAAATTCGTCTTCCACATCCGAGACCCTCAAAGGGGAGAGGTTATAGTATTCCGCGCACCACCCCAAGCGGATATCCAAGAGAGAAACTTCGTGAAGAGAGTGATTGGTTTGCCTGGAGAGGTAGTGGAGGTGAGGGATGGGAAGGTGTTCATAAATGGGAAGCCTTTGAAAGAGCCCTACATCTACGAGCCTCCCTATTATGAGTTCGGTCCCTATAAGGTTCCCCCGAATTCCTATTTCGTTATGGGGGATAACAGGAACGATTCCAATGATAGCCACGTTTGGGGTCCTCTTTCCCGGGATAGGATAACAGGGAGGGCGCTTTTCATCTGGTGGCCGATAAGCAGGTGGGGAGTGATAAAGTAA
- a CDS encoding YraN family protein, producing the protein MGSDKVKKGKFGEEIARRFLVSLGYQIIATNFRTKIGEIDIIAKDKDDYVFVEVKMRGDVDKWGLPAEAVTAKKREKIENVALLYLQKEGLGEVSMRFEVVEVLPKLGKARLIKDIF; encoded by the coding sequence GTGGGGAGTGATAAAGTAAAGAAGGGAAAGTTCGGAGAGGAGATAGCGAGGCGATTTCTCGTGTCGCTTGGCTATCAAATCATCGCAACGAATTTCAGGACGAAAATTGGAGAGATAGACATAATAGCGAAAGATAAGGATGATTATGTTTTCGTTGAAGTGAAGATGAGGGGAGATGTTGATAAGTGGGGTTTACCCGCTGAGGCGGTCACAGCCAAGAAGAGGGAGAAAATAGAGAACGTTGCCCTTCTTTATCTTCAGAAGGAAGGACTTGGCGAAGTCTCAATGAGATTTGAAGTAGTAGAAGTCCTCCCCAAGTTAGGCAAAGCAAGGCTGATAAAGGATATTTTTTAA
- a CDS encoding glycoside hydrolase family 97 catalytic domain-containing protein codes for MKMKLSQFLILTFLAIFIASGEVHPSNQGLPMFVLKVNCGGDAVDGALADKPFSKDGWGYLKNGSLSYSTKESVKPDCGYPQAIRSFRCDAKNPKSPMRYLIHLPNGTYTVKLIFAELIHNKPGMRLFDVYIQNKPVLRNYDVFRWAKGKSKGKEEIFKGIKVSDGVLQIDFLSKKDRAIVNVIEIISDERLPPPAEKAGYTKLVFWDDFNSIDTIDIKATGAPGYKWYIDLPWGFPPTSAERIKVQNSMLKIDAGRWNWGISSYSVKGKTGRVFRFGYFEAKIRFDQALAEKSSGWPSFWSLSLEHCFGDPTHWNELDFFEAFHAPYQKYDGAFYGTIHDCAQDSKIHYQNSNNRVEVPGINWNEWHIIGCLWQPGCVIWFLDNKPLIIQRYSPDSLPDPPQVSGTSSQAPMGTFSIIDKQRNLIILGSGENWPLYVDWVRVYQSGKEEMDMKANPFEFDELEVKSPDGRISLKVKLEEGKLVYWVEKDGEVLIEKSPMGIFTSVADFTRDLSLLSFTRKTIEEKYPMIGRKKEIYENHCNELVLKLGKKLSILYLVLRAYNDGVAYRYHIPGEGELKISFETSGFRIPESAIGWAHPFTPNYEAFYPKRSYRELLEGNFGMPVLLNVKDNWLLLTEAAVYGDYCGSHIEGDKENGILKVVFAPDQKNAVVSKLPFYSPWRVAMIGSLADIVESTLIENLNPDCEIADTSWIKPGRSAWSWLSGDSTEDYETQVKYVDFAHKMGWEYYLCDEGWKAEWLPKLVEYAKEKGIGIFVWYHYKEVETDEDLHSKFSWLSRIGVKGVKVDFFDSDCQERIQMYDKVAKGALQYKLMVVYHGATKPSGERRRWPHILTREGVLGAEYYKWSEGPTAEHNCTLPFTRNALGPMDYTPVTFSNMRKQTTYAHQLALAVVFESNIQHLADKPEAYESIGEAIEFLKDCPATWDDTKLLEGYPGRFVTIARRSGNKWFIGAICGGGISREADISLEFLEEGREYIAEIYRDGDSPEEIIHEKKAVRKGDILKIPLKTNGGCAIEIKPSA; via the coding sequence ATGAAGATGAAACTCAGCCAATTCTTAATCCTTACATTCTTAGCCATTTTTATCGCTTCCGGTGAGGTTCATCCCTCCAATCAAGGACTTCCCATGTTCGTTCTAAAAGTTAATTGCGGCGGAGATGCCGTTGACGGTGCCCTTGCTGATAAGCCTTTCTCCAAGGACGGTTGGGGTTATTTAAAGAACGGTTCCTTATCCTATTCCACAAAGGAATCGGTTAAGCCCGATTGCGGATATCCTCAGGCAATCAGAAGCTTCAGATGCGATGCAAAAAATCCCAAATCCCCCATGCGCTATCTCATCCATCTTCCAAATGGGACCTATACTGTTAAATTGATATTTGCCGAGCTTATTCACAATAAGCCCGGGATGAGGCTTTTTGATGTATATATCCAAAACAAACCAGTTCTCCGGAACTACGATGTCTTTCGGTGGGCTAAGGGGAAAAGCAAAGGCAAGGAGGAAATATTCAAAGGGATAAAGGTCTCCGATGGCGTCTTGCAAATTGATTTCCTATCCAAGAAAGATAGAGCTATCGTCAATGTGATTGAAATCATCAGCGATGAGAGGCTCCCACCTCCTGCGGAGAAAGCGGGATATACAAAGCTCGTCTTCTGGGACGATTTCAATTCAATTGACACGATAGACATAAAGGCAACGGGTGCTCCGGGATATAAATGGTATATTGACCTTCCTTGGGGCTTCCCACCTACTTCTGCTGAAAGGATAAAAGTGCAAAACTCTATGTTGAAAATTGACGCTGGGCGTTGGAATTGGGGAATCTCATCATATAGCGTCAAAGGAAAGACCGGCAGAGTCTTTAGATTCGGCTACTTTGAAGCGAAAATTCGTTTTGACCAAGCCTTGGCGGAGAAAAGCAGTGGCTGGCCCTCCTTCTGGAGTCTATCCCTTGAGCATTGCTTCGGCGACCCCACCCATTGGAACGAATTGGATTTCTTTGAAGCTTTTCACGCTCCCTATCAAAAATACGATGGCGCCTTCTATGGGACAATTCACGATTGTGCTCAGGATTCAAAAATTCACTACCAAAATTCCAACAATAGGGTTGAAGTGCCGGGGATAAATTGGAATGAATGGCATATCATCGGTTGCCTCTGGCAGCCGGGATGCGTTATCTGGTTTCTTGATAACAAACCCCTCATAATCCAGCGCTATTCTCCCGATTCTTTACCCGACCCTCCCCAGGTCTCTGGCACGAGCTCCCAAGCCCCTATGGGAACCTTCAGCATAATTGACAAGCAAAGAAATCTCATTATACTTGGCTCTGGTGAGAACTGGCCCCTGTATGTTGATTGGGTCAGAGTCTATCAATCTGGAAAGGAGGAGATGGATATGAAGGCAAATCCCTTTGAATTTGATGAGCTGGAAGTCAAATCTCCCGATGGTAGGATATCGCTCAAGGTCAAATTGGAGGAGGGGAAGCTGGTATATTGGGTGGAAAAGGATGGAGAAGTGCTTATTGAGAAGTCGCCAATGGGAATCTTCACGAGCGTGGCTGATTTCACGCGCGATTTATCCCTTCTCTCCTTCACAAGAAAAACGATTGAGGAAAAATATCCGATGATTGGGAGGAAGAAGGAGATTTACGAGAATCATTGCAATGAGCTCGTTTTGAAGCTCGGGAAGAAGCTCAGCATTTTATATCTCGTTTTACGTGCTTATAATGACGGCGTCGCCTACCGCTATCATATCCCGGGTGAGGGGGAGTTGAAGATAAGCTTTGAGACGAGCGGATTCAGGATTCCCGAGTCCGCGATCGGCTGGGCGCATCCCTTCACGCCCAACTACGAGGCTTTCTATCCCAAACGTTCCTATCGGGAGTTGCTTGAGGGGAATTTTGGTATGCCTGTTCTCCTAAATGTAAAGGACAATTGGCTTCTCCTTACCGAAGCCGCCGTTTACGGGGATTACTGTGGCTCCCATATTGAAGGGGATAAGGAAAATGGGATTTTGAAAGTCGTCTTCGCTCCCGACCAGAAAAACGCTGTTGTCAGCAAGCTTCCCTTCTACAGCCCCTGGCGGGTTGCAATGATTGGCTCCCTTGCAGATATAGTTGAATCAACTTTGATTGAGAACCTCAACCCCGATTGCGAGATAGCTGATACATCCTGGATAAAGCCCGGCAGAAGCGCTTGGTCTTGGTTGTCAGGAGATAGCACGGAAGACTACGAAACACAGGTCAAATATGTTGATTTCGCTCATAAAATGGGATGGGAATACTATCTCTGTGATGAAGGTTGGAAAGCGGAATGGCTTCCCAAATTAGTTGAATATGCGAAAGAAAAGGGGATTGGGATATTCGTCTGGTATCATTATAAGGAAGTGGAAACGGACGAGGATTTGCATAGCAAGTTTTCCTGGCTGTCCAGAATCGGAGTTAAGGGGGTGAAGGTGGATTTCTTTGATAGCGATTGTCAGGAAAGGATTCAAATGTATGATAAGGTCGCCAAAGGAGCCCTTCAGTATAAACTAATGGTTGTATATCATGGAGCAACAAAGCCCTCCGGGGAGAGGAGGAGATGGCCTCATATCTTAACGAGAGAGGGAGTTTTGGGGGCGGAGTATTACAAATGGTCTGAGGGACCAACAGCCGAACACAATTGCACCCTTCCCTTTACCCGCAACGCTCTCGGTCCAATGGATTACACTCCCGTAACTTTCTCCAATATGAGGAAGCAAACCACCTATGCCCATCAGCTTGCCTTAGCGGTTGTCTTTGAATCCAACATCCAGCATCTCGCGGATAAGCCCGAGGCATACGAAAGCATTGGAGAGGCAATAGAGTTCCTCAAGGATTGTCCCGCTACTTGGGACGATACAAAGCTTCTTGAGGGCTATCCGGGGAGGTTCGTTACCATAGCTAGGAGAAGCGGGAATAAGTGGTTCATAGGCGCGATTTGCGGCGGTGGGATATCAAGGGAGGCAGATATATCGCTGGAATTTCTGGAGGAAGGAAGGGAATATATAGCGGAAATCTATAGGGACGGCGATAGTCCAGAGGAGATAATCCACGAGAAAAAAGCAGTTCGAAAGGGAGACATCTTGAAAATCCCCTTGAAGACAAACGGCGGCTGCGCCATAGAGATAAAACCTTCTGCCTAA
- a CDS encoding RHS repeat protein: MPNRRCISYTYDSAGRQRSMTDYFGGQTSYSYDALGD, from the coding sequence TTGCCAAACAGAAGATGTATATCTTATACTTATGATAGCGCAGGAAGGCAAAGGAGTATGACCGATTATTTCGGCGGTCAAACAAGTTATAGCTACGACGCTCTTGGAGATTGA